A portion of the Pseudoalteromonas luteoviolacea genome contains these proteins:
- a CDS encoding lysozyme inhibitor LprI family protein produces MKRLVLGATLLLLSSEGFAAGFDCKKASTEVEKLICSDKALSQLDEDMSIAYRNMRAPLYGIERENYLVKQRNWLKQVRNKCQTSKCLKKVYQARISEINGQKAPLPNFRITKGQGYTVCEAFLKVLNRTPREELKACGLPNLTGSGFKPVKFTEVIADKTLQMDKKYYELINYRVPYETVEAQRISRYQSGFYRIYTGVLTIDGKREPVIQVTQPYSGCYTPPKGEYFSLANAFEDDWKTFSDEKKLLFAKGAGVYKGHESTDINLSTGSLDSGEFVQFNGGSYLINGIGLRSKNSINDWANKNLVALYEFDKKTGKHSRFERKKRCNYWYNY; encoded by the coding sequence TGATTGCAAAAAAGCATCTACAGAAGTTGAAAAGCTGATTTGTAGTGACAAAGCGCTGTCTCAGTTAGACGAAGATATGAGTATTGCATATCGCAATATGCGTGCGCCTTTATATGGTATTGAAAGAGAAAACTATTTGGTAAAGCAGCGTAACTGGCTAAAGCAGGTACGTAACAAATGCCAAACTTCAAAATGCTTAAAAAAAGTGTATCAAGCACGCATTTCGGAGATTAATGGCCAAAAAGCGCCGTTACCAAACTTTAGGATCACCAAAGGTCAAGGTTACACCGTATGCGAAGCATTTTTAAAAGTACTGAATCGCACTCCGAGAGAAGAGCTCAAGGCGTGCGGCTTACCTAATTTAACAGGTTCTGGGTTTAAACCAGTGAAGTTTACCGAAGTAATCGCTGATAAAACTCTACAGATGGATAAAAAATATTATGAGCTTATTAACTACAGAGTGCCTTACGAAACAGTCGAAGCGCAGCGAATAAGCCGCTACCAGTCAGGTTTTTATCGCATCTATACCGGGGTGTTGACTATAGATGGCAAAAGAGAGCCTGTGATTCAGGTGACGCAGCCCTATTCAGGATGTTACACACCACCGAAAGGCGAGTACTTTTCGCTTGCAAATGCATTTGAAGATGACTGGAAAACATTCAGCGATGAAAAAAAGCTGCTTTTTGCGAAAGGAGCCGGAGTTTATAAAGGGCATGAGTCCACGGATATAAATTTGAGCACAGGCTCATTAGATTCAGGAGAGTTTGTTCAATTTAATGGTGGATCTTATTTAATTAATGGGATCGGTTTACGCAGTAAAAACTCTATAAATGATTGGGCAAATAAAAATTTAGTAGCTCTGTATGAATTTGACAAAAAAACGGGGAAACACTCGCGCTTTGAGAGAAAGAAGCGTTGTAACTATTGGTATAACTATTAA